The Halopelagius inordinatus genomic sequence GAACACGCGCCTGATCAAGGCCGGAATCGCGACGATTCCCGATATGGAGACTCTTCAGGAGTGTGTTGCCTACGAGAACGCCCACCAGAACCGGACGCAGATTCTGCGCCGGCTCAAGTGGAAGGCTGAAGAGCTGCGTGAGGACGAAAAGTAAGCCCTATTCTTAACCAACACACTCTGCGTGAGTTCCCCTATTGTTGGTTAATCCGCTGTACTTCGGTTTTTCGGGCCCCTGAAAGGGTGCGGGGCAGCCAGCAGCGGCCTCGCGAGCCTAATCATGTCCCTCAAGCTGAGCTCCAGCGCCAGCACCGCCCGCGAAATCGCCGCCGCCAGACAAACAGAGTTCGTGGCGTTCCTCCACCGAGCTCCCTTTGCCGGCGATGCTCTCGCCCTCGGGTTTCTCCCCGGGTTTCGGGAAGACTGTGGGTATCAGACGGATCAGTACCTGAACCTCGAGATTCCCGTTGGGATGCTCGACAACGATTTCCGGAATCCCGATCTGGAGCGGTTCGTCGACCGCTTTTTCGAGTACAAACCAGAGGTCGGGGTCATCGGGGACGTCGACGATATCGACGACGTCGACGCCCACGTCGCTGCTGCTCGTGAGATCCAAGCGAGCTATCCTGAGGCCGAGCTCATCGTCGTTCCGAAGTCACGGGCGGTGATCGACGCGATACCCGAGACCCTCGTCCTCGGGTATTCACACGGGTACGCCGACCGTCTAGCCCAAGAGTTCTCCGATCCGGCTGATTGGAGAGGACGGCGCGTCCACATCCTCGGCGGGAGTCCGCCCAAGCAGCTCCACGCCATTCGACAGCTGACCAGGCCGACACTCACCGACGAGCCACCAGCCGACATCGTCGGCGTTGACTGGAACGGACTCCATCGTGGCGCACAGTTCGGTGAGTTCTGGACGGCTGACGGCTGGGACGACAGCGGTCGCAACGCCGACCACGTCACCGTGCGAAAGACGGTGCGCCATAGTCTCGCTCGCATCCGCGAGTTCTGGCAGTCACATGGGATCTGGCCCGAGACGACACCAGAGGACGCTGGGTTACACTTCGAGTACGAG encodes the following:
- a CDS encoding DUF6610 family protein, translated to MSLKLSSSASTAREIAAARQTEFVAFLHRAPFAGDALALGFLPGFREDCGYQTDQYLNLEIPVGMLDNDFRNPDLERFVDRFFEYKPEVGVIGDVDDIDDVDAHVAAAREIQASYPEAELIVVPKSRAVIDAIPETLVLGYSHGYADRLAQEFSDPADWRGRRVHILGGSPPKQLHAIRQLTRPTLTDEPPADIVGVDWNGLHRGAQFGEFWTADGWDDSGRNADHVTVRKTVRHSLARIREFWQSHGIWPETTPEDAGLHFEYEGPSPADLEKGACTECGANVWRTRRGPFVAEYDTGAVCGYCSYECYFTHRHRKDLEEIAGEQSVYIPPA